In Gossypium raimondii isolate GPD5lz chromosome 12, ASM2569854v1, whole genome shotgun sequence, a single window of DNA contains:
- the LOC105763334 gene encoding methyl jasmonate esterase 1, translated as MEKKGHFVLIHGASHGAWCWYKVIPQLKSVGHKVTAMDMAGAGIHPKQVHEVQSISVYFEPLMNFMASLQPEEKVILVGHSMGGYCISAAMERYPEKVAVAVFAAAYMASPTLPFVTISQQFKEKMDSDKAMDSQFLFHNGLDKPPTSACLGPNFMASKFYQLSPPEDLTLALTLVRHVGFFNDEESIKAVALTKEKYGTVPRVYIVCGKDNILKQDFQRWIVESSPPNEVKLIPDSDHMIMFSKPKELCSCLEEIAEKYT; from the exons ATGGAGAAGAAAGGACATTTTGTGCTAATTCATGGAGCCTCTCATGGAGCCTGGTGCTGGTATAAAGTGATACCTCAGCTCAAATCAGTGGGTCATAAGGTTACAGCAATGGACATGGCTGGTGCTGGGATTCATCCAAAGCAAGTTCATGAGGTACAGTCCATTTCTGTTTACTTTGAACCGTTGATGAACTTCATGGCGTCGCTCCAACCAGAGGAGAAGGTGATTCTAGTTGGTCACAGCATGGGTGGGTATTGCATATCAGCTGCCATGGAAAGATATCCTGAGAAAGTAGCTGTTGCAGTATTTGCCGCTGCTTACATGGCCAGTCCAACTCTCCCTTTTGTAACTATTTCTCAACAG TTCAAAGAAAAAATGGATTCCGACAAGGCCATGGACTCTCAGTTTCTTTTCCACAATGGACTAGATAAGCCTCCGACTTCAGCATGCCTTGGACCTAATTTCATGGCATCCAAGTTCTACCAGTTATCCCCACCTGAG GATTTAACGCTTGCACTAACTTTAGTCAGACATGTTGGTTTCTTTAATGATGAAGAATCAATCAAGGCTGTTGCACTGACCAAGGAGAAATATGGAACGGTTCCTCGAGTTTACATTGTTTGTGGCAAAGATAATATCCTCAAACAAGACTTCCAAAGGTGGATTGTTGAAAGCAGTCCACCAAACGAGGTAAAGTTGATTCCGGATTCGGATCATATGATCATGTTCTCGAAACCGAAGGAATTGTGCTCTTGCCTTGAAGAAATTGCAGAGAAATATACTTGA